Proteins encoded by one window of Mesorhizobium sp. INR15:
- a CDS encoding Hsp20 family protein, which translates to MRHVDFSPLYRSTVGFDRLFTMLDSLAQPDGAQTYPPYNIERTGEDSYRISMAVAGFSDEEISIEAHRNVLTVKGERKDEGTGEGSELLYRGIASRAFERRFQLADHVDVVGASLKNGLLFVDLKRNIPEELKPRKIAITASSAKAKQIEAKTSN; encoded by the coding sequence ATGCGTCACGTTGATTTTTCCCCGCTTTACCGTTCGACCGTCGGCTTCGACCGTCTTTTCACGATGCTCGATTCGCTTGCGCAGCCTGATGGCGCGCAGACCTATCCGCCCTACAATATCGAGCGGACCGGTGAGGATTCCTATCGCATCTCGATGGCTGTCGCCGGCTTCTCGGACGAGGAAATCTCGATCGAAGCCCATCGCAACGTGCTGACCGTTAAAGGCGAGCGCAAGGACGAGGGCACCGGCGAAGGTTCCGAACTGCTCTATCGCGGCATTGCCTCGCGCGCGTTCGAACGTCGTTTCCAGCTTGCCGATCATGTCGACGTCGTCGGCGCTTCCTTGAAGAATGGCCTGCTGTTCGTCGACCTCAAGCGCAACATTCCCGAGGAGCTGAAGCCGCGCAAGATCGCCATTACGGCGTCTTCGGCCAAGGCCAAGCAGATCGAGGCCAAGACCTCCAACTGA
- a CDS encoding MBL fold metallo-hydrolase: protein MTKPPLGSTMRIVHPAPNVVGFYDGRIEGVRAWSDEPNWLDDGAYTLGICTYAIVDGPQALVYDTHVSLPHARIVRRTLEAMGVTSIRVVLSHWHDDHIAGNEVFQDCEIIANGLTASALAQNRVAIESGNPPIRPLVLPNSTFDGSLGLMVGSIAVELRQVEIHSHDGTVLFMPDTGLLLAGDTLEDPITYVAEPARLVEHLKDLERMAGWPIDRILPNHGSLQAIEAGGYDKGFITATQAYVSKLLACRDEPDLARQDLKTFGASIFASGAVDYFAPYEPVHRENVAAVLAAGAGQ from the coding sequence ATGACGAAACCGCCTCTCGGTTCAACCATGCGGATCGTGCATCCGGCGCCGAATGTCGTCGGTTTCTATGATGGCCGCATCGAGGGTGTCCGCGCCTGGTCGGACGAGCCCAACTGGCTCGACGACGGCGCCTACACGCTCGGGATCTGCACCTATGCGATCGTCGATGGGCCGCAGGCGCTTGTCTACGACACCCATGTTTCGCTGCCGCACGCCCGCATTGTCAGGCGGACGCTGGAGGCCATGGGCGTAACCTCGATCCGCGTCGTGCTCAGCCACTGGCACGACGATCATATTGCCGGCAACGAGGTCTTCCAGGATTGCGAGATCATCGCCAATGGCCTGACCGCGTCCGCGCTCGCACAAAACCGGGTCGCGATAGAAAGCGGCAATCCGCCAATCAGGCCGCTGGTGCTGCCCAACAGCACCTTCGATGGCAGCCTCGGCCTGATGGTCGGGTCGATCGCCGTCGAGCTTCGTCAGGTCGAGATCCACAGCCATGACGGCACGGTGCTGTTCATGCCCGACACCGGCCTCTTGCTGGCGGGCGACACGCTGGAGGACCCGATCACCTATGTCGCCGAGCCGGCACGGCTGGTTGAGCATCTGAAAGATCTCGAACGCATGGCAGGCTGGCCCATAGACCGCATCTTGCCCAACCACGGTTCATTGCAGGCAATAGAAGCAGGCGGCTACGACAAGGGCTTTATCACCGCCACGCAAGCCTATGTCAGCAAGCTGCTTGCCTGCCGGGACGAGCCAGATCTGGCAAGGCAGGATCTGAAAACCTTCGGCGCCAGCATCTTTGCCTCGGGCGCGGTCGACTATTTCGCCCCATACGAACCCGTTCATCGGGAAAACGTCGCGGCGGTGTTGGCGGCCGGAGCCGGGCAATAA
- a CDS encoding low specificity L-threonine aldolase — MFFASDNWAGAHPSIAAGLSAHSGGFSTAYGDGTLDQTVYNRFSEIFERDVAVFFVATGTAANSLALAAYNKPGGISFAHRESHVIEDECGAPEYFSGGSRLHAIDGALGKMDPHNLEKAVGRFAPEIVHWGRPMAISLTQSTEVGTVYGLDEISAISAITKRHSLPLHMDGARFANALVALETTPAEMTWKRGVDILSFGGTKNGCWCAEAIVLFDLDRAKELAFLRKRAAQLFSKSRFIAAQFEAYFTDGLWLETARHANAMAARLAAAIEDSASAQLAWLPQANEVFAVMKTAQAERLQAAGAAFYDWHKPHGFDGHIGEGETLYRFVTSFATTTEEVDRFGQLIA; from the coding sequence ATGTTTTTCGCTTCCGACAACTGGGCAGGCGCCCACCCCAGCATCGCGGCCGGCCTTTCGGCCCACTCCGGCGGCTTTTCAACCGCCTATGGCGACGGCACGCTCGACCAGACCGTCTACAACCGCTTCAGCGAGATTTTCGAGCGCGATGTGGCGGTATTCTTTGTGGCCACCGGCACGGCTGCCAACTCGCTGGCACTGGCCGCCTACAACAAGCCGGGCGGCATTTCCTTCGCCCATCGCGAATCGCATGTCATCGAGGATGAATGCGGCGCGCCGGAATATTTCTCCGGCGGCTCGCGCCTTCATGCCATCGACGGGGCACTGGGCAAGATGGATCCGCACAATCTTGAAAAGGCCGTCGGCCGTTTCGCTCCCGAGATCGTCCATTGGGGCCGGCCCATGGCGATCTCACTCACCCAGTCGACCGAAGTCGGTACTGTCTATGGCCTCGATGAGATTTCGGCGATCTCGGCGATCACCAAACGGCATTCCTTGCCGTTGCATATGGATGGCGCGCGCTTTGCCAACGCCTTGGTGGCGCTTGAAACGACACCGGCTGAAATGACTTGGAAACGCGGCGTCGATATTCTTTCCTTCGGCGGTACCAAGAATGGTTGCTGGTGCGCCGAGGCGATCGTGCTGTTCGACCTCGACCGCGCCAAGGAACTTGCCTTCCTGCGTAAGCGCGCCGCGCAACTGTTCTCCAAGTCGCGGTTCATCGCGGCCCAGTTCGAAGCCTATTTCACCGATGGCCTGTGGCTTGAGACAGCCCGGCACGCCAATGCCATGGCAGCGCGCCTGGCCGCGGCAATCGAGGATTCCGCCTCGGCACAGCTGGCATGGCTGCCGCAGGCCAACGAGGTTTTCGCGGTGATGAAGACAGCCCAGGCCGAAAGGCTGCAGGCGGCGGGCGCCGCCTTCTATGACTGGCACAAGCCGCATGGCTTCGATGGGCATATCGGCGAGGGCGAAACGCTCTATCGCTTCGTCACCAGCTTTGCCACCACGACTGAGGAAGTCGACCGCTTCGGCCAGCTGATCGCCTGA